In the genome of Arachis stenosperma cultivar V10309 chromosome 2, arast.V10309.gnm1.PFL2, whole genome shotgun sequence, the window aaaaaaacaacacaaGAAACATTGTAAATACATTTCACATATCAACTTAAAAAGCAAATTTATACGAACAAGTAACAATGCGTAAAGCGTACCATGGGCCTTCAATATACGCAAAATCTTGCTTCCGGAGACACTCTTCACCTGAGCAATTCCGTGAGAATCACGAAGAATAACACCAATTTGTGATGGAGTAAGACCTTTCTTGGCAAACTTGCAGATATTCTCCTCAACCTGAAAATTCCAAAACaaagaattagaaaaaaatggCCACATATCTTAAAACCtgcatttttaaatattaacatAACAAAAAAACTAAGCCGTGTACAACTGTAGGTTCAAATACATGGATCAAATAATGCCATAAAGCCCTAACATGGATCATATCTAAATTTAAAACATTcatatattaaaagaaaaattagaatttgaaTCATTAGTTCAAAATTCATGATCCACAAAACTAAGCCTGAGGGGTATACCACCAAAGTTGACACTAAATGCATTTGACACATGCTGGAGCCAATTCTATTTTGCATAACAAAATATTCAATCCAAGCCTAATTTAACAACAATGGCTGGATACATATATAACTACGAATAATGTGTAGACAAGTATACACAGTTaccaaattaaaatactaaCAAACGAACCTCACATTACCAAAAACATACGcctaaaaataaaaactcaaaCAATTATAAATCTCTAAgctaaaaaaaaatcacaattttCCATCATACAAAGAGAaccctaaaaaataaaaaaagaaaggcaGAAAATGCAAGAAGGTAGGGTTAAGATTTCTGACATCCTGAGATGAGATCTTGAGCCAGCTGGGTGGAGTCCTCTTGTAAGGAAGAGCTGAACTGGAAATACCCTTACTGATATACACAATCAACGAACAAACACGTCAAAAAAAATTCAGTTTGTCCAAAAAACAATAacattaagaaataaaaaattaaaatggttGAAGAGAATCTGTGGCGcgagaatgaagaagagaaagaagcaTACCCGCGACTGTGCATACGCCCCATGGTGGCTGGTGGAAGGAAGAGAACTCTTTACTCTCTGTGTGTGCTCTCAGCGACTGCGCCAaactgaagaagaagatggagaagACAGAACCCTGAATTATATTGAGGATCATGCTAGGGCATACCCGCTGGGTTATTTATTGGGCCTTCATGGGCTTTTAAATATGGGCTTCGTTTCTCTCTATTATCCTAAAATTATA includes:
- the LOC130960507 gene encoding 40S ribosomal protein S13-like, translating into MGRMHSRGKGISSSALPYKRTPPSWLKISSQDVEENICKFAKKGLTPSQIGVILRDSHGIAQVKSVSGSKILRILKAHGLAPEIPEDLYHLIKKAVSIRKHLERNRKDKDSKFRLILVESRIHRLARYYKKTKKLPPVWKYESTTASTLVA